One window of Pirellulales bacterium genomic DNA carries:
- a CDS encoding DUF3606 domain-containing protein: MPTARQTITWPENHTIVDVACPDEMAFWTKRFHVSAAVLKKVVQMVGPRFKDVAMFLHRLQQT, from the coding sequence ATGCCAACAGCCCGACAAACTATCACCTGGCCTGAAAATCACACGATTGTCGACGTAGCTTGCCCAGACGAAATGGCCTTCTGGACGAAACGCTTCCACGTGAGCGCCGCCGTACTCAAAAAGGTCGTGCAGATGGTGGGGCCACGTTTCAAAGACGTAGCCATGTTCCTGCACCGTTTGCAGCAGACTTGA
- the bioB gene encoding biotin synthase BioB: protein MLDLASQSVAEGASRWQRLADQVLAGHQVTTDEALAIMRASDDELLDCVAAAFRLRQRWFGKTVQLYFLMNAKSGLCPEDCSYCSQSKVSEAEIPRYNILSRDKLLDGARIAAERGAKTYCIVISARGPNEREMAAVTKIVPEIKEKYDLQICACLGLLSSEQAQQLKDCGVDKVNHNLNTGEEHYPEICTTHTYADRVETLRNVRNAGMELCSGGIIGMGERDADIVQMAMHLRELGVESIPVNFLNPIDGTPLAGRSDLTPRYCLKVLAMFRFVNPQRELRIAGGREMHLGCLQPLGLYVANSLFVGDYLTTKGQAPESDYRMIREMGFEVTRGEEAAYRAN from the coding sequence ATGCTCGATCTTGCCTCGCAATCGGTCGCCGAGGGCGCTAGCCGCTGGCAGCGGTTGGCCGATCAGGTGCTGGCAGGACACCAGGTCACGACCGACGAAGCGCTGGCCATCATGCGCGCCAGCGACGACGAATTGCTGGACTGCGTCGCGGCGGCCTTCCGGTTGCGGCAGCGCTGGTTCGGCAAGACCGTGCAACTGTACTTCTTGATGAATGCCAAGAGCGGCCTGTGCCCCGAGGATTGCTCGTACTGCTCGCAGTCGAAAGTCTCGGAGGCCGAGATTCCGCGTTACAACATTCTGTCGCGCGACAAGCTGCTGGACGGCGCCAGGATCGCCGCCGAGCGAGGTGCCAAAACGTATTGCATCGTGATCTCGGCCCGCGGTCCCAACGAGCGCGAGATGGCCGCGGTTACGAAGATCGTGCCCGAGATCAAGGAAAAGTACGACCTGCAGATCTGCGCCTGCCTGGGCCTGCTCTCGTCAGAACAGGCTCAACAATTGAAGGACTGTGGCGTCGACAAGGTGAACCACAACCTGAACACCGGCGAAGAGCATTACCCCGAGATTTGCACGACGCACACCTACGCCGATCGGGTCGAGACGCTGCGCAATGTGCGCAACGCCGGCATGGAACTGTGCTCGGGCGGAATCATCGGCATGGGGGAACGTGACGCCGACATCGTGCAAATGGCCATGCACCTGCGCGAGCTGGGAGTGGAATCGATCCCTGTCAACTTCCTGAATCCTATCGACGGCACCCCGCTGGCCGGACGCAGCGACCTGACGCCGCGCTACTGCTTAAAGGTGCTGGCGATGTTCCGCTTCGTCAATCCGCAGCGCGAACTGCGCATCGCCGGGGGCCGCGAAATGCACCTGGGCTGTCTGCAGCCACTGGGGCTGTACGTCGCCAATAGCCTGTTCGTCGGCGACTACCTGACGACCAAGGGACAGGCGCCGGAGTCCGACTACCGGATGATCCGCGAGATGGGTTTTGAAGTCACCCGTGGCGAAGAAGCGGCGTACCGCGCGAATTAG
- a CDS encoding phosphatidylserine/phosphatidylglycerophosphate/cardiolipin synthase family protein, with the protein MSHAYLSHSTEHTAGTADAPMITVAGNELTLFVESAPMIERMAADIRAAQSRVWLESYTFASDAAGQLIAQALIDRAQAGLDVRLIYDAIGSQGTSIPLLSAMQEAGVKIHAFHSFLYALRKLSFFEILNRRNHRKLLILDDRVAFFGGMNIVDTMPPPTRRQQRRDLAEAGGWRDVHVRMVGQQVADVAESFERSWMRAHHEHVDRRPRAYRRVRLPRGTHDFIRFYDSGPGLAFSRAERVFTRIIGLARAQVLFSMAYFLPTGRILRTIYRARHRGARVAIVVPGTSDVPLVQRATRYLYSRLLAHDIEVFERQRSMLHSKAMVVDDRWTVVGSCNLDSRSLEINLEFVAVIRSRAMAQAMIDICQTEIAESHPVTSEDCARHGFWQRLFDGCAYYFRRWL; encoded by the coding sequence ATGAGCCATGCGTACCTGTCGCACAGCACTGAGCACACCGCCGGCACGGCCGACGCCCCCATGATCACGGTCGCCGGCAACGAACTGACGCTGTTTGTCGAATCGGCGCCAATGATCGAGCGCATGGCGGCCGACATTCGCGCTGCGCAATCGCGTGTATGGCTCGAGTCGTACACTTTCGCCAGCGACGCCGCCGGACAACTAATCGCCCAGGCGTTGATCGACCGCGCCCAGGCCGGACTCGACGTGCGACTGATATACGACGCGATCGGCAGCCAGGGCACATCGATCCCGCTGCTTTCGGCCATGCAAGAGGCCGGTGTGAAGATACATGCTTTTCATTCGTTTCTGTACGCGCTGCGCAAACTGTCGTTCTTCGAAATCCTGAATCGCCGCAATCATCGCAAGCTGCTGATCCTGGACGACCGTGTGGCCTTCTTCGGCGGCATGAACATCGTCGATACCATGCCGCCCCCCACGCGCCGTCAGCAGCGGCGCGATCTGGCCGAAGCTGGCGGCTGGCGCGACGTACACGTGCGCATGGTCGGGCAGCAGGTCGCCGACGTTGCCGAAAGCTTCGAGCGTTCCTGGATGCGGGCCCATCACGAACATGTTGACCGCCGCCCACGCGCTTATCGCCGCGTGCGCTTACCGCGAGGCACGCACGATTTCATCCGTTTCTACGATAGCGGCCCCGGCCTGGCATTTTCGCGCGCCGAGCGCGTCTTTACGCGTATTATCGGCCTGGCACGTGCGCAAGTCCTGTTCTCGATGGCCTACTTCCTGCCAACGGGGCGCATACTACGCACAATCTATCGTGCCCGGCACCGCGGCGCCCGAGTCGCCATCGTCGTCCCAGGCACCAGCGACGTTCCCCTGGTGCAGCGCGCCACGCGCTACCTGTATTCACGATTGCTGGCGCACGATATCGAAGTCTTCGAGCGGCAACGTTCGATGCTGCACAGCAAGGCGATGGTCGTCGACGACCGCTGGACCGTGGTCGGCTCGTGCAACCTCGATTCGCGCAGCCTGGAAATCAATCTCGAATTCGTAGCCGTAATCCGCTCGCGCGCCATGGCCCAGGCGATGATCGACATCTGTCAGACCGAAATCGCCGAAAGCCATCCGGTCACGTCCGAAGACTGTGCTCGGCACGGCTTTTGGCAGCGTCTGTTCGACGGTTGCGCGTATTACTTCCGCCGCTGGCTGTAG
- a CDS encoding PEP-CTERM sorting domain-containing protein, with translation MRRNIARIFASVAGVLAVTTWEQVSQGMLYTIDPTQSYLQVSVQSSGEPLSLPQFSGSDLEALSGTLNILSNTSYITISSSPGSITFGTQSGIYPNATGGDQAPGTTSPLPDLAPHDPNIGNPQTANYGLTLIIPRDPNNPGDLYNLNTASAAGYAAIDSALASLQGTAFLNGNSLDASGLTMSLDAGNWAYNVNFGNSDYNPPAQNFQTGSALQDGTAGLAGYSNTNMPTMNGSFSNDLSVTIPINVTMQVNTGLVPLDVIFTGQIVAVNLPVPEPSTLILAALGGLALLTAGIQKHRRCLG, from the coding sequence ATGCGACGCAACATCGCGCGAATTTTTGCCAGCGTCGCCGGCGTGTTGGCCGTTACGACCTGGGAGCAAGTGTCGCAAGGAATGCTGTACACGATCGACCCGACGCAAAGTTACTTGCAGGTTTCGGTCCAATCCTCGGGCGAGCCGCTGTCGCTTCCGCAGTTTTCGGGAAGCGACCTCGAGGCACTCAGCGGAACTTTGAATATCCTCAGCAATACGAGTTACATCACGATCAGTTCTTCGCCAGGATCGATCACGTTCGGCACGCAGTCCGGTATCTATCCGAACGCCACCGGCGGAGACCAGGCGCCGGGCACGACGAGCCCGCTTCCGGATCTCGCGCCCCATGATCCGAACATCGGAAATCCTCAGACGGCCAACTATGGCTTAACTCTCATCATCCCCCGCGACCCCAATAACCCCGGCGATCTTTACAATTTGAACACGGCGTCCGCCGCCGGGTATGCGGCGATCGATTCGGCGCTGGCCAGCTTGCAAGGAACCGCCTTCCTCAACGGCAATTCACTCGACGCCAGCGGCCTCACGATGTCGCTCGATGCTGGTAACTGGGCGTACAACGTCAACTTCGGTAACAGCGACTACAATCCGCCAGCACAGAACTTCCAGACCGGCTCCGCATTGCAGGACGGCACTGCGGGCCTCGCTGGATATAGCAACACGAATATGCCGACGATGAATGGCTCGTTCTCAAACGACTTGAGCGTCACCATTCCGATCAATGTAACCATGCAGGTGAATACGGGCCTGGTCCCGCTCGATGTGATCTTTACGGGACAAATCGTTGCCGTGAACCTCCCCGTGCCTGAACCCTCGACGCTGATCCTCGCCGCACTCGGTGGACTGGCTTTGCTGACGGCGGGAATTCAAAAGCATCGAAGATGCTTGGGCTGA
- a CDS encoding malate/lactate/ureidoglycolate dehydrogenase produces MPDELLRYWSVFSRLRVSRRRRVCIQCALRLTLLIVIASSAAIQATAAGRCPRTIHAPPPAAHWHVTETANFRIYAFGTAPVAPQVAAQCEAMRARIMLEWFNEDETKHWQPKCTLVLHCTPASYRAAVGRLAECTVAACTTKSEGDQVVVRRIDARTDRANRWENLPHEFVHLAVEGRIKRGALPRWIDEGMATMADPRTKQALHLRDLQTALAAGRQFRLVDLLTLDDYPAGDRMAVFYGQSLSLLNFLVDRAGQQKVVEFARLVVRDGYDRALASTYDIKNIAQLETAWNEYVRQRGLEQQSGSFATGTTAVTLSHLPRCPTVGDAHTRAGLSPMLIQKGPLERLVTAIFQAAGSNADEAAAVSEHLVEANLVGHDSHGVIRIAPYINWVRESKLVPNQTPRTVLEAGSIGVLDGQLGYGQVMARHATDLAIKLARQHGIAAVALFNSGHVGRVGAWATMAAEAGLVSLSFVNTSGGGILVAPTGGIDRRLSANPIAIAVPVRGAKPLLVDMSTCAIAEGKIRVAFNKGQFVPDNSIIDADGKPTNDPRVFYADPPGAILPVGGHKGFGLGVMVEMLAGALTGGGCSRTGVPRLEQAMFTITIDPLKFQNEDVFANEVRQYIDFVKSSRTVTPDGEILMPGEPEELTRFARTARGIELDDMTWGQITQVAETLNVPWNTFV; encoded by the coding sequence ATGCCCGACGAATTGCTGCGCTATTGGTCTGTATTTTCGCGATTACGCGTCTCTCGAAGACGTCGCGTCTGCATACAGTGTGCGTTGCGACTGACCCTGCTCATCGTCATTGCGAGCTCGGCCGCGATCCAGGCCACGGCCGCCGGGCGATGTCCGCGCACGATCCATGCTCCGCCGCCGGCTGCTCACTGGCACGTGACGGAAACGGCCAACTTCCGCATTTACGCTTTCGGCACCGCGCCCGTTGCGCCTCAGGTCGCGGCGCAGTGCGAAGCCATGCGGGCACGCATCATGCTTGAATGGTTCAATGAGGACGAAACCAAACATTGGCAGCCCAAATGCACACTCGTGCTACATTGCACGCCGGCCAGTTATCGCGCTGCCGTCGGCCGGCTGGCAGAATGCACGGTTGCCGCATGTACGACGAAGAGCGAGGGAGATCAGGTCGTCGTTCGACGTATCGACGCACGCACCGATCGCGCGAACAGGTGGGAGAATCTGCCGCACGAGTTCGTTCATCTGGCGGTCGAGGGCCGCATTAAACGCGGTGCATTGCCGCGCTGGATCGACGAAGGCATGGCAACAATGGCCGATCCGCGTACAAAGCAAGCCTTGCACCTGCGCGATTTGCAGACGGCGCTTGCCGCGGGCCGGCAGTTCCGCCTGGTCGATCTTCTGACTCTCGACGATTATCCTGCTGGCGATCGAATGGCAGTCTTCTACGGACAAAGCCTGTCGCTGCTGAACTTTCTGGTCGATCGCGCCGGCCAACAAAAAGTCGTCGAGTTCGCCCGGCTGGTCGTGCGCGATGGTTATGACCGTGCGCTGGCCTCGACCTACGATATTAAGAACATCGCGCAGCTCGAAACCGCCTGGAACGAATACGTTCGCCAGCGCGGCCTCGAGCAACAATCTGGGTCGTTTGCCACCGGCACCACAGCCGTTACACTATCGCACTTGCCGCGTTGCCCAACGGTTGGCGACGCCCACACCCGCGCAGGACTCTCGCCGATGCTCATTCAAAAGGGGCCGCTCGAGCGGCTGGTCACCGCCATCTTTCAGGCCGCTGGCTCTAACGCCGACGAGGCCGCCGCCGTCAGCGAGCACCTGGTCGAGGCCAACCTCGTCGGCCACGATTCGCACGGCGTGATCCGCATCGCTCCCTATATCAACTGGGTGCGCGAAAGCAAACTCGTTCCCAATCAAACACCGCGCACCGTGCTCGAAGCCGGGTCGATCGGCGTCTTGGACGGTCAGCTCGGTTATGGCCAGGTGATGGCGCGGCACGCCACGGATCTAGCCATCAAGCTGGCCCGGCAGCATGGCATCGCGGCCGTGGCCCTGTTCAACTCAGGGCATGTGGGACGCGTCGGCGCTTGGGCCACAATGGCGGCCGAGGCGGGACTCGTGTCGCTCTCGTTCGTAAACACCTCGGGCGGAGGAATTCTCGTCGCCCCCACGGGCGGCATTGATCGTCGCTTGTCGGCAAATCCGATCGCGATCGCGGTGCCGGTGCGCGGCGCGAAGCCACTGTTGGTTGATATGTCGACCTGCGCGATTGCCGAAGGCAAAATTCGCGTCGCGTTCAACAAGGGTCAATTCGTTCCCGACAATTCAATCATCGACGCCGACGGCAAGCCGACGAACGACCCGCGCGTGTTTTACGCCGATCCGCCTGGCGCAATCTTGCCCGTCGGTGGGCACAAAGGCTTCGGTCTGGGTGTGATGGTCGAAATGCTGGCCGGAGCGCTGACCGGCGGCGGCTGTTCGCGCACCGGCGTCCCGCGTCTGGAGCAGGCCATGTTCACGATCACGATCGACCCTCTGAAATTCCAGAACGAGGACGTTTTCGCGAACGAAGTCCGCCAATACATCGACTTCGTCAAGAGCTCCCGCACCGTGACGCCCGACGGCGAAATCCTCATGCCTGGCGAACCCGAGGAACTAACCCGCTTCGCCCGCACCGCCCGCGGCATCGAGTTGGACGACATGACCTGGGGTCAGATCACGCAAGTGGCTGAGACGCTGAACGTGCCGTGGAATACGTTCGTCTAG
- a CDS encoding gamma carbonic anhydrase family protein has product MSDTPDFASFRHNQIHPSVYLAEGVRIAGDVTIGEDSSVWFNAVIRGDCAEIRIGRRSNVQDNAVLHADPGIPCLIGDGVTIGHTAIVHGATIGDNVVIGMHSVVMNGAKVGANSIIGVGAVVTEGVEIPPGSLVMGLPGKIKRALSELEIEHNKFAAEHYVHNAQQYLAARRV; this is encoded by the coding sequence ATGTCCGATACGCCCGATTTTGCGTCGTTTCGTCACAATCAGATCCACCCCAGCGTCTACCTGGCCGAAGGTGTGCGCATTGCCGGTGACGTCACGATCGGCGAGGATTCCAGCGTCTGGTTCAACGCCGTGATTCGCGGCGATTGTGCCGAGATTCGCATCGGCCGCCGATCGAACGTTCAGGACAACGCCGTGCTGCATGCCGATCCCGGCATTCCTTGCTTGATCGGCGACGGGGTCACGATTGGTCACACGGCGATCGTCCACGGCGCCACGATCGGCGACAACGTCGTCATCGGCATGCACTCGGTGGTGATGAACGGCGCCAAGGTCGGCGCGAACTCGATCATCGGCGTCGGCGCGGTCGTCACCGAAGGGGTTGAGATTCCTCCCGGCTCGCTCGTGATGGGGCTGCCCGGCAAGATCAAGCGCGCGCTGAGCGAACTAGAGATCGAGCACAACAAATTCGCTGCTGAGCATTATGTACATAACGCTCAGCAGTATTTGGCGGCGCGACGGGTGTGA
- a CDS encoding sigma-70 family RNA polymerase sigma factor: MSEQPAERTEWIRRVLRDHEAPLLRYAIRLTGDAETARDIVQETLLRLCRADAKTIDGHVGPWLFRVCRQRAIDQQRKEQRMPIMANNALETCPAQAPSPAEQSENDEQGQDILRLLTTLSAHQQEVVRLKFQAGLGYRQIAEVTGLTVTNVGYLLHTALAILRERLTPAAELPAPKVAPPKISGLKASGSHEADQPTHEQSGRKG; the protein is encoded by the coding sequence ATGAGCGAGCAGCCGGCAGAGCGAACGGAATGGATCCGACGCGTGCTTCGCGATCACGAAGCGCCCCTGCTGCGCTACGCCATCCGGTTGACTGGCGATGCCGAAACGGCCCGCGACATCGTGCAAGAGACGCTGCTACGGCTGTGCCGCGCTGATGCCAAGACAATCGACGGTCACGTCGGCCCCTGGCTTTTCCGCGTCTGCCGGCAGCGCGCGATCGACCAGCAACGCAAGGAGCAACGGATGCCCATCATGGCAAATAACGCCCTGGAAACGTGCCCGGCCCAGGCCCCCAGCCCGGCCGAGCAAAGCGAAAACGACGAGCAAGGTCAGGACATCCTGCGGCTGCTGACCACGCTTTCGGCTCATCAGCAGGAAGTGGTCCGCCTGAAATTCCAAGCAGGCCTCGGCTATCGCCAGATCGCCGAGGTCACCGGCCTGACCGTGACGAACGTCGGCTACTTGCTGCACACAGCCCTGGCGATATTGCGCGAGCGCCTGACCCCGGCCGCAGAGTTACCTGCGCCCAAGGTTGCTCCGCCCAAGATTTCAGGGCTCAAGGCGTCCGGGTCCCACGAAGCAGATCAGCCCACCCACGAGCAATCGGGCAGAAAAGGATAA
- a CDS encoding ATP-binding protein — MSLSLYQRDFGYCLKQASDWLGGPVCALLFPWNLEQLLRKRMRLLARRGLGTSHALVQIAEDRTEGEISVGMEMYELPTPEQPIRLVHVVLPYLRATSCVPDFWAVAEADYKRASRSVRRLGRRSARACAPVMPTADRDRLWRNTVGFLLASRQEFRRFRIPKKRGVLLSGAPGNGKTMACRWLRGECRRHGLRWRNVTVADYQLAREQHGVSSLFHLDRPGIVLFDDLDFGIRDRQTTGASADHSTFLAELDGVVGRRGAVYLFTSNAALAELDSAFRRPGRIDVVMEFAQPNATLRAQFIDERWQSDICEAIDIDEVIADTDGLSVADLEELRKLLVLHYLEHQSWDWPRTWRIFRRGRAPTGAGDRIGFGAKNTADEEEVAVRLLSGNTCRT, encoded by the coding sequence ATGTCACTTTCTTTGTACCAACGCGACTTTGGCTATTGCCTGAAGCAGGCCAGCGACTGGCTGGGTGGGCCGGTTTGCGCGCTATTGTTCCCCTGGAACTTGGAGCAATTGCTGCGCAAGCGGATGCGGCTGCTGGCACGGCGCGGGCTGGGGACATCGCACGCGCTGGTACAGATTGCGGAGGATCGCACAGAAGGGGAGATCTCGGTCGGCATGGAAATGTACGAGCTGCCGACGCCTGAACAGCCGATTCGTCTGGTGCATGTCGTGCTCCCCTATTTGCGGGCGACTAGTTGCGTGCCCGATTTCTGGGCCGTGGCCGAGGCGGATTACAAGCGTGCCTCGCGCAGCGTGCGGCGCCTGGGGCGCCGCTCGGCACGCGCTTGCGCGCCGGTCATGCCGACGGCCGATCGCGACCGGCTGTGGCGCAACACGGTCGGCTTTCTGCTTGCCAGCCGGCAGGAGTTCCGCCGCTTTCGGATTCCGAAGAAGCGCGGTGTGCTGCTTTCCGGAGCGCCGGGCAATGGCAAGACGATGGCCTGTCGCTGGCTGCGCGGCGAGTGTCGGCGTCACGGTCTGCGCTGGCGCAACGTTACGGTCGCCGATTACCAGCTAGCCCGCGAGCAACATGGAGTGAGTTCGCTGTTTCATCTCGACCGGCCGGGCATCGTACTGTTTGACGATCTCGACTTCGGCATTCGTGACCGGCAGACCACCGGCGCGAGCGCCGATCACAGCACGTTTCTGGCCGAGCTGGACGGCGTGGTCGGCCGACGCGGCGCGGTTTACCTGTTTACGTCGAACGCGGCGCTGGCGGAGCTCGATTCCGCGTTTCGTCGGCCTGGCCGTATCGACGTGGTGATGGAGTTCGCCCAGCCTAACGCCACGCTGCGCGCGCAGTTCATTGACGAACGTTGGCAAAGCGATATTTGCGAGGCGATCGATATCGACGAGGTGATTGCAGACACCGACGGGCTGAGCGTTGCCGATCTCGAAGAGCTGCGCAAGCTGCTGGTGCTGCATTACCTCGAACATCAAAGCTGGGATTGGCCGCGCACTTGGCGCATCTTTCGCCGTGGGCGAGCACCGACCGGGGCGGGCGATCGCATCGGCTTTGGTGCCAAGAACACGGCGGACGAAGAAGAGGTGGCCGTACGTTTGTTGTCCGGCAACACGTGCAGGACGTAA
- a CDS encoding von Willebrand factor type A domain-containing protein produces MSFSSFDPRLTADALGELDAADAAKLEAELGESPDGQRALAEIRQTAQLLRDALSAEPAPTLPLAARDQIIAAATESPAPATEHQPASVTSSHGVPRPAPTAPTSPAVGRARNRRSLRLKVVVTSAALLMVGAGLLLPAVYTARESRRYHFASDAPAGSVKPTSGTLGRTENAGRITDSDAPKLQNEPSLLHDQLTVLEDAQAAHPAPSYIARSAPNDLKRKQLGRGYYATTSTNGQGGGQRSPKNQPWRPRQTEQEFGISNTTPSDAAQGKAEAQIAEVKEQARMAGGQNPQYSDQYRWYSTTKPGNTETYDPIVENAFASVWQQPLSTFSIDVDTASYANVRRFLNQHTLPPPGAVRIEELVNYFPYNYAPPQQPNEPFAAHTVVADCPWAPGHRLVRIALKGKEIAIEDRPASNLVFLIDVSGSMRDANKLPLVKEGLRLLVQRLSENDRVAIVVYAGASGLALPSTLGSDKQQIMQAIDGLDAGGSTNGASGIQLAYETAVANFIRGGANRVILATDGDFNVGITDQSQLVDLIEKKAATGVFLSVLGFGMGNYKDSNLEKLSDKGNGNYAYIDSLAEARKVLVEQLSGTLVTIAKDVKIQVEFNPGRVQSYRLIGYENRVLAKEDFNNDKKDAGEIGAGHTVTALYEVVPTGAPGVQGDSVDKLEYQSNPTPNVAAAQSNDLLTLKLRYKEPDGSESKLLKFPVADQSQTIAAAGDDFEFAAAVAAFGMLLRHSAHDGTANYGMVLELAEGGLGVDKENYRHEFLELVKQAQTLAK; encoded by the coding sequence ATGAGTTTCTCATCTTTCGATCCCCGGCTGACCGCCGACGCGCTCGGCGAGCTCGATGCCGCTGACGCCGCGAAACTAGAGGCCGAACTCGGTGAGTCGCCCGACGGGCAGCGGGCGCTTGCCGAGATTCGCCAGACAGCACAGTTGCTGCGCGACGCACTCAGCGCAGAACCGGCCCCCACGCTGCCGTTAGCCGCGCGGGACCAGATCATCGCAGCGGCGACTGAAAGCCCGGCCCCGGCAACAGAACATCAGCCAGCAAGCGTCACGTCATCGCACGGCGTCCCGCGTCCTGCCCCCACGGCCCCTACATCACCGGCTGTTGGCCGAGCAAGGAATCGCAGAAGCCTTCGGCTGAAAGTCGTGGTCACATCGGCCGCGCTCTTGATGGTAGGTGCCGGTCTGCTTTTGCCAGCCGTCTATACCGCCCGCGAAAGCCGCCGTTACCATTTCGCCTCTGACGCTCCCGCCGGCTCCGTCAAGCCTACCTCGGGCACTTTAGGACGAACGGAAAACGCCGGAAGAATTACCGACAGCGACGCACCAAAGCTGCAGAACGAGCCCTCCCTGCTGCACGACCAACTGACCGTCCTCGAAGATGCCCAGGCAGCTCATCCGGCGCCATCTTACATTGCCCGGTCGGCGCCGAACGACTTGAAACGCAAGCAGCTGGGGCGCGGCTATTATGCAACGACTTCGACGAACGGCCAAGGCGGCGGCCAACGTTCCCCCAAGAATCAACCATGGCGGCCCCGACAGACTGAACAAGAGTTCGGGATATCCAACACCACACCGTCCGATGCCGCACAGGGCAAAGCCGAAGCTCAGATTGCCGAGGTCAAAGAACAAGCAAGGATGGCCGGCGGGCAGAATCCTCAGTACTCCGACCAATACCGCTGGTACAGCACCACAAAGCCGGGCAACACCGAAACGTACGACCCGATCGTCGAAAACGCCTTCGCCTCGGTCTGGCAGCAGCCCCTTTCGACTTTCTCGATCGACGTCGATACGGCCTCTTACGCCAATGTGCGCCGCTTCTTGAACCAGCACACGTTGCCGCCCCCGGGCGCGGTGCGCATCGAGGAACTGGTTAACTACTTCCCCTACAACTACGCCCCGCCGCAGCAACCGAACGAACCGTTCGCCGCACACACGGTCGTCGCCGACTGCCCCTGGGCGCCCGGCCATCGATTGGTGCGGATCGCGCTCAAAGGTAAAGAGATCGCGATCGAAGACCGCCCGGCCAGCAACCTGGTGTTTCTGATTGACGTCTCGGGCTCGATGCGCGACGCCAACAAACTGCCGCTGGTGAAAGAAGGGCTTCGGCTCCTGGTGCAAAGACTGTCGGAGAACGATCGAGTCGCGATCGTCGTCTATGCCGGTGCGTCGGGGCTCGCCCTCCCGTCGACGCTTGGCAGCGACAAGCAGCAGATCATGCAGGCCATCGACGGGCTCGACGCCGGCGGATCGACCAACGGCGCCTCGGGCATTCAACTGGCCTATGAAACGGCCGTGGCGAATTTCATCCGCGGCGGCGCCAATCGGGTCATCCTGGCGACCGACGGCGATTTCAATGTTGGCATCACCGACCAAAGCCAACTGGTCGACCTGATCGAGAAGAAAGCCGCGACCGGCGTGTTCCTGAGCGTGCTCGGCTTCGGCATGGGCAACTACAAAGATTCCAATCTCGAAAAGCTCTCCGACAAGGGAAACGGCAACTACGCCTATATCGACTCTCTGGCCGAGGCGCGCAAGGTGCTCGTCGAGCAGCTTAGCGGCACGCTCGTCACGATCGCCAAGGACGTCAAGATTCAGGTCGAGTTCAACCCGGGGCGCGTGCAATCGTACCGCTTGATCGGCTACGAGAATCGGGTGCTGGCCAAAGAGGATTTCAACAACGACAAGAAGGATGCCGGCGAGATCGGCGCCGGCCACACCGTCACGGCCCTCTACGAAGTGGTGCCCACCGGTGCGCCGGGAGTCCAGGGTGACAGCGTCGACAAGCTCGAGTATCAGAGCAATCCGACGCCCAACGTCGCGGCCGCACAGTCGAACGACCTGCTGACGCTTAAGCTCCGCTACAAAGAGCCCGACGGCAGCGAAAGCAAACTGCTGAAGTTCCCCGTCGCGGACCAGAGCCAGACGATCGCCGCGGCCGGTGACGATTTTGAATTCGCCGCCGCCGTGGCCGCCTTCGGCATGCTATTGCGTCACTCGGCCCATGATGGAACTGCCAATTACGGCATGGTACTCGAGCTGGCCGAAGGAGGCCTGGGCGTCGACAAGGAAAACTACCGCCACGAATTCCTCGAACTGGTCAAACAAGCCCAAACCCTGGCCAAATAG
- a CDS encoding PSP1 C-terminal domain-containing protein has product MSRSHLVRVGALGVVGHFDTAEADLYPRHARVIVRTGRGVELGEVLAPPEQQSATATSDGTILRAMTIEDRLLESRLAKNSHAAYDACQQRLNAMGLSACLMDVEHLFDGRTLIFYFLGDVPPQVEHLTAELTEIYEAEAHFRSFTDVLTHGCGPGCGTESAEGHGCGSCSTGCAVASACSTRRH; this is encoded by the coding sequence ATGTCGCGATCGCATTTAGTACGCGTCGGTGCGTTGGGAGTCGTAGGCCATTTCGACACCGCCGAGGCCGACCTGTACCCCCGGCATGCGCGCGTCATCGTGCGCACGGGGCGCGGCGTGGAACTCGGCGAAGTCCTCGCGCCCCCTGAGCAGCAGTCTGCGACCGCCACAAGCGACGGCACAATCCTGCGAGCGATGACGATCGAGGACCGGCTGCTCGAATCGCGACTGGCGAAAAACTCGCACGCCGCGTACGACGCCTGTCAGCAGCGATTGAATGCGATGGGGCTGTCGGCCTGCCTGATGGATGTCGAGCATCTGTTCGACGGGCGGACGCTGATCTTCTATTTCCTGGGGGACGTTCCCCCGCAGGTCGAGCATCTGACGGCCGAGCTGACCGAAATCTACGAAGCTGAGGCACACTTCCGCTCGTTCACCGACGTGCTGACGCACGGCTGCGGTCCCGGCTGCGGCACCGAATCGGCCGAAGGGCACGGCTGCGGAAGCTGCTCAACCGGTTGCGCCGTAGCAAGCGCCTGCTCAACACGCCGGCATTAA